From one Flavobacterium sp. N502536 genomic stretch:
- a CDS encoding DUF4274 domain-containing protein, giving the protein MEESFSKKNRNRVLKAVNGELSYQKLTAAEWHQFVQNWNYDDGIEPFEWMIQQKTLDKGTVLCLYWLLQPDYFCRFTSEEQVKDDLYFEQYKLLKEIEERYLADFYQDENFSFDPNPEFLDENSTVACIPGEMLLKTGGVAFERLDIEFAFLRKPNEKELKTIATRITDAVKIIQLSNPDFVYDDTDTAVNAIVESVEYWKIKELGKIKINNLSYLWMDCMHKKHQWDWIVWDWETGNNLGVTNATKELTCLADTIIAHTIDGFQPASIISDLYKDLEGVNDFYDLKRDPYSGIGLLFSTDHLKFRA; this is encoded by the coding sequence ATGGAAGAATCATTTAGCAAAAAAAATAGAAACCGGGTTTTAAAAGCGGTAAACGGAGAGCTGTCGTATCAGAAATTAACTGCTGCAGAATGGCATCAGTTTGTTCAAAACTGGAATTATGATGATGGAATCGAGCCTTTTGAATGGATGATCCAACAAAAAACACTTGATAAAGGAACAGTTCTTTGTTTGTATTGGCTGTTGCAACCCGATTATTTTTGTCGGTTTACGAGTGAAGAGCAAGTCAAAGACGATTTGTATTTTGAACAGTATAAATTGTTGAAAGAAATTGAGGAAAGATATCTTGCCGACTTTTATCAGGATGAGAACTTTTCGTTTGATCCGAATCCCGAATTTTTGGATGAAAATTCTACTGTAGCGTGTATTCCGGGTGAAATGTTGCTTAAAACTGGAGGAGTAGCTTTCGAACGATTGGATATTGAATTTGCTTTTTTAAGGAAACCTAACGAAAAGGAGTTGAAAACAATTGCGACCAGGATAACGGATGCAGTAAAGATTATTCAGCTTTCAAATCCGGACTTTGTTTATGACGATACGGATACGGCAGTAAACGCTATTGTTGAAAGTGTCGAATACTGGAAAATCAAAGAATTAGGGAAGATAAAAATCAATAATCTGTCGTATTTGTGGATGGATTGCATGCATAAAAAACACCAGTGGGACTGGATTGTATGGGATTGGGAAACCGGAAATAATCTGGGAGTTACAAATGCAACAAAAGAATTGACCTGTTTGGCAGATACCATTATAGCCCACACCATAGACGGATTTCAGCCTGCTTCGATCATTTCTGATTTGTACAAAGACCTGGAAGGCGTAAATGATTTTTATGATCTAAAAAGAGACCCTTACAGCGGAATCGGATTACTGTTTAGCACCGATCATTTGAAGTTTAGAGCATAA
- a CDS encoding 2-hydroxyacid dehydrogenase: protein MSLKDTVNTNKIAFFSTQPYDKTFFNKYNDAFGFELDFFETQLNPQTVILIENALIVCVFVNDIVNEAVLKQLAEKGVKIIALRCAGFNNVDLDAAKKYNLKVCRVPAYSPQAVAEHAMAMILTLNRKTHKAYNRVREQNFSLNGLLGFDLFGKTIGIIGTGNIGKAFAKIAKGFGCKVLAYDIVTNAEMEKDGVQFVSLDEIFKSSDIISLHCPLNDQTKHVINKKSIALMKDSVMLINTSRGGLIETAAVIEGLKEGKIGYLGIDVYEQEEKLFFRDLSADIIQDDAIQRLMSFPNVLVTAHQAFFTNEALTQIALVTFNNIKSLLTENDIENKAALLV from the coding sequence ATGAGTTTAAAAGATACAGTAAATACAAATAAAATAGCTTTTTTTTCAACGCAGCCTTACGATAAAACGTTCTTCAATAAATACAATGATGCTTTTGGGTTTGAACTGGATTTTTTTGAAACGCAATTAAATCCTCAAACCGTGATTTTGATTGAAAATGCTTTGATTGTTTGTGTTTTTGTAAACGACATCGTCAATGAAGCCGTGTTGAAACAATTGGCTGAAAAAGGAGTGAAGATTATTGCTTTGCGCTGCGCGGGTTTTAATAATGTTGATTTGGATGCTGCTAAAAAGTATAATCTGAAAGTTTGTCGGGTTCCTGCATACTCACCTCAGGCTGTTGCAGAGCATGCGATGGCAATGATTTTAACACTGAACCGAAAAACACATAAAGCTTACAATAGAGTTCGGGAACAAAATTTTTCACTGAACGGGCTATTAGGTTTTGATTTGTTTGGGAAGACCATCGGAATCATCGGAACGGGAAATATAGGGAAAGCTTTCGCTAAGATTGCAAAAGGTTTTGGCTGTAAAGTTCTGGCGTATGACATCGTAACAAATGCCGAAATGGAGAAAGATGGCGTACAGTTTGTTTCGTTGGATGAGATTTTCAAGTCCAGCGATATTATCTCGTTGCATTGCCCTTTAAACGATCAAACGAAGCATGTCATTAATAAAAAGTCTATCGCTTTAATGAAAGACAGTGTAATGCTTATCAATACAAGCCGTGGCGGATTGATTGAAACAGCCGCTGTTATTGAAGGTTTGAAAGAAGGCAAAATAGGGTATTTGGGAATTGATGTTTACGAACAGGAAGAAAAACTATTCTTCAGAGATCTTTCCGCCGATATTATTCAGGATGATGCCATTCAGCGTTTGATGAGTTTTCCAAATGTTTTGGTGACCGCGCATCAGGCGTTTTTTACCAATGAAGCCTTAACACAGATCGCTTTGGTTACCTTTAACAATATAAAGTCTTTATTGACGGAGAATGATATTGAAAATAAAGCCGCTTTGTTAGTTTAA
- the lysS gene encoding lysine--tRNA ligase, with the protein MALSEQEIIRREKLQNLRNLGINPYPANLFPVNHTSKQIKESFEEGKKVIVAGRLMSVRDQGKACFAELQDSEGRIQLYVNRDVLCEGDDKTLYNQVFKKLTDLGDFIGIEGELFTTQVGAKCIRVSGFTFLSKTLRPLPLPKVDEDGNVHDAFNDAELRYRMRYVDLTVNQHVKETFIKRTKLFTAMRGYFNDAGYLEVDTPVLQSIPGGASARPFITHHNSLDIPLYMRIANELYLKRLIVGGFEGVYEFSRNFRNEGMDRTHNPEFTAMEIYVAYKDYNWMMEFAEGLLEHCAIAVNGTSEVTFGEHQINFKAPYARVTMTDSIKHFTGFDISGKTEEELFEAAKGMGIEVDKTMGKGKLIDEIFGAKCEGNYIQPTFITDYPKEMSPLCKEHRDNPDLTERFELMVCGKEIANAYSELNDPIDQRERFEDQMRLAAKGDDEANGIIDEDFLRALEYGMPPTSGMGIGMDRLIMYLTNNASIQEVLLFPQMRPEKKQTVELSDEEKFIVDLLKGNENKMDLQQLKITANLSGKKWDASMKNLSKHGLTKVAVEGEFKFVELVG; encoded by the coding sequence ATGGCACTATCAGAACAAGAAATCATCCGAAGAGAAAAACTTCAAAACTTACGCAACTTAGGAATCAATCCTTATCCGGCTAATCTTTTTCCTGTAAATCATACTTCAAAGCAAATAAAGGAGTCATTTGAAGAGGGTAAGAAGGTGATCGTTGCGGGACGTTTGATGAGTGTTCGTGATCAGGGGAAAGCTTGTTTTGCTGAATTGCAGGATAGCGAAGGACGTATTCAATTGTACGTGAATCGCGATGTTTTGTGTGAAGGTGACGATAAAACGTTATACAATCAGGTTTTTAAAAAATTAACCGATTTAGGTGACTTTATTGGTATCGAAGGTGAATTGTTTACGACTCAGGTTGGAGCAAAATGTATTCGTGTGAGCGGTTTTACTTTTTTGAGTAAAACATTACGTCCGTTGCCTTTACCAAAAGTTGACGAGGACGGAAATGTACACGATGCTTTTAATGATGCTGAATTGCGTTACAGAATGCGTTATGTAGATCTAACGGTGAATCAACATGTTAAAGAGACTTTCATCAAACGTACCAAGTTATTTACCGCTATGCGTGGTTATTTTAACGATGCAGGATATCTTGAAGTTGACACTCCGGTTTTGCAATCGATTCCTGGTGGTGCTTCGGCAAGACCTTTTATTACGCACCATAATTCGCTTGACATTCCGCTTTACATGCGTATTGCAAACGAATTGTATTTAAAAAGATTAATTGTTGGTGGATTTGAAGGTGTTTATGAGTTTTCCAGAAACTTCCGTAATGAAGGAATGGACAGAACGCATAACCCTGAGTTTACAGCAATGGAAATATATGTAGCCTACAAAGACTACAACTGGATGATGGAATTTGCAGAAGGCCTGCTGGAGCATTGTGCTATTGCCGTAAACGGAACTAGTGAAGTTACTTTTGGCGAGCATCAAATTAACTTTAAAGCGCCTTACGCCCGTGTTACGATGACGGATTCGATCAAACATTTTACCGGTTTTGATATCTCAGGAAAAACAGAAGAAGAGCTGTTTGAAGCTGCAAAAGGAATGGGAATCGAAGTGGATAAAACAATGGGGAAAGGAAAACTAATCGATGAAATCTTTGGTGCAAAATGTGAAGGAAATTACATTCAGCCTACTTTCATTACAGATTATCCGAAAGAAATGTCTCCGTTATGTAAAGAACACCGCGACAATCCAGACTTAACCGAACGTTTTGAATTAATGGTTTGTGGTAAAGAAATTGCGAATGCTTATTCTGAATTAAACGACCCAATTGATCAAAGAGAGCGTTTTGAAGATCAGATGCGTCTGGCTGCAAAAGGTGATGATGAAGCAAACGGTATTATCGACGAGGATTTCTTAAGAGCCTTAGAATACGGTATGCCGCCAACATCTGGAATGGGAATTGGGATGGACCGTTTGATTATGTACTTAACCAATAACGCATCGATTCAGGAAGTTTTATTGTTCCCGCAAATGCGTCCGGAGAAAAAACAAACTGTCGAATTATCAGACGAAGAGAAATTTATCGTAGACTTATTGAAAGGAAATGAGAATAAAATGGATCTTCAGCAACTAAAAATTACTGCAAATTTAAGCGGTAAAAAATGGGATGCGTCTATGAAAAACTTATCTAAACACGGTTTGACTAAAGTAGCTGTTGAAGGCGAATTTAAATTTGTGGAATTGGTAGGATAG
- the lipB gene encoding lipoyl(octanoyl) transferase LipB, which produces MNKKIQLQDLGSKDYKSTWEYQEELFKDIVDLKIRNRREELDLETPNYLLFVEHPHVYTLGKSGDFENLLLNEKQLEAKGATFYKINRGGDITYHGPGQIVGYPILDLENFFTDIHKYLRFLEESIILTLEEYGLKCGRSDGETGVWLDVGTPFARKICALGVRASRWVTMHGFALNVNVDLGYFDNIIPCGIRGKGVTSLQVELGVEKVDEAEVKAKIIKHLTRLFEAEFV; this is translated from the coding sequence ATGAATAAAAAAATTCAACTTCAGGATTTAGGAAGTAAAGACTATAAATCGACCTGGGAATATCAGGAAGAACTTTTTAAAGACATAGTCGACCTAAAAATCAGAAACCGAAGAGAAGAGCTTGATTTAGAAACACCCAACTACTTGTTGTTTGTAGAACATCCGCATGTTTATACACTGGGAAAAAGCGGTGATTTTGAGAACTTACTCTTAAACGAAAAACAATTGGAGGCCAAAGGAGCCACCTTTTATAAAATCAATCGTGGTGGCGATATTACCTATCACGGACCAGGACAGATTGTGGGGTATCCCATTTTGGATCTGGAAAATTTCTTTACCGATATTCATAAGTATTTGCGTTTTCTCGAAGAATCGATTATCCTCACTTTAGAAGAATATGGTTTAAAATGCGGACGAAGCGATGGAGAAACCGGAGTCTGGCTAGATGTCGGAACTCCCTTTGCCAGAAAAATTTGTGCGCTTGGTGTTCGCGCCTCACGCTGGGTAACCATGCACGGATTTGCTTTAAATGTCAATGTTGATTTGGGGTACTTTGATAACATTATTCCGTGTGGAATCCGTGGGAAAGGAGTGACTTCATTACAGGTAGAGCTTGGTGTTGAAAAAGTAGACGAAGCAGAAGTAAAAGCAAAAATCATAAAACATTTAACCCGTTTGTTTGAAGCAGAGTTTGTTTAA
- a CDS encoding helix-turn-helix domain-containing protein has product MADAEENNNYKIAVPSAFDTVFSHFYFAENKTDIPVTKTLLPSFQTILVFVFGKGASLKSQQNTILEAERCVVLGPIKQAFDYTLNPDSEILVANFKEDAFYRFFGNALLTHSLPVHPDTLMAENCFTALWEELKEFADPKERVDHILEFCRPYLREQHSITSLLSDFRTKNINPIKAIASKTNQSERNIQLNQKKFFGYTIKEISRYERFLKAVEAIQKDILQNAKTDWLAIVEQCGYYDQSQLIHDFKHYMNISPTKFLKFQNDICNSKTE; this is encoded by the coding sequence ATGGCAGATGCTGAAGAAAATAACAATTATAAAATTGCTGTTCCTTCAGCATTTGATACTGTTTTCTCGCATTTTTACTTTGCAGAGAATAAAACCGATATTCCGGTAACCAAAACATTATTACCCAGTTTTCAGACGATCTTAGTCTTTGTTTTTGGAAAAGGAGCTTCTTTAAAATCGCAGCAAAATACGATTCTGGAAGCAGAACGATGTGTCGTTTTGGGTCCAATAAAACAAGCTTTTGATTACACCTTAAATCCTGATTCGGAGATTCTGGTGGCCAACTTCAAAGAAGATGCTTTCTATCGGTTCTTTGGAAACGCGCTTTTAACCCATTCTTTGCCTGTTCACCCGGATACTTTGATGGCCGAAAATTGCTTTACCGCTTTATGGGAGGAACTAAAAGAATTCGCTGATCCAAAAGAGCGGGTGGATCATATTTTAGAGTTTTGCCGGCCTTATTTACGAGAACAGCACTCCATTACCTCTCTTTTAAGCGATTTCAGGACAAAAAACATCAATCCGATAAAAGCGATTGCCTCTAAAACAAATCAATCAGAACGAAACATTCAACTCAATCAAAAGAAGTTTTTTGGTTATACCATCAAAGAAATTAGCCGTTACGAACGTTTTTTAAAAGCTGTAGAGGCAATTCAAAAAGATATTTTACAAAACGCTAAAACAGATTGGCTTGCCATTGTCGAACAATGTGGTTATTATGATCAGAGTCAGTTGATACATGATTTTAAACATTATATGAACATCTCTCCAACCAAATTCCTGAAATTTCAAAACGATATCTGTAACTCAAAGACAGAATAG
- a CDS encoding NAD(P)H-dependent oxidoreductase — MKNLIVYAHPNSASLNHYFKQIVVENLEKSGQEVIVRDLNAIHFNPVLSLEDMSGQRMGEIADEVKTEQDFISWADRIVFIYPIWWTGMPAIMKGYIDRVFSYGFAYRYDQGIQKGLLTGKQTIIINSHGKSNAEYESIGMDKALALTSDFGIFSYCGLEVQKHFYFDKADRASDENISEWTNQLKEMFQEKVVCG; from the coding sequence ATGAAAAATTTAATTGTTTACGCACATCCCAATTCAGCTAGTTTAAACCATTACTTCAAACAAATTGTTGTAGAAAACCTTGAGAAATCAGGGCAAGAAGTTATCGTACGCGATTTAAACGCCATCCATTTTAATCCGGTTTTATCCCTGGAGGATATGAGTGGGCAAAGAATGGGAGAAATCGCCGACGAGGTAAAAACAGAACAGGATTTTATCAGCTGGGCCGATCGTATTGTTTTTATTTACCCAATTTGGTGGACCGGAATGCCGGCGATCATGAAAGGGTATATCGATCGGGTTTTTAGTTATGGATTTGCCTATCGCTATGATCAGGGGATTCAAAAAGGGCTGTTGACCGGAAAACAAACCATCATAATCAATTCGCACGGGAAATCAAATGCAGAATACGAGTCCATCGGAATGGATAAAGCTTTGGCCTTAACCTCAGACTTCGGAATTTTCAGTTACTGCGGATTGGAAGTTCAAAAACATTTTTATTTTGATAAAGCCGACCGAGCTTCTGACGAAAATATTTCAGAATGGACCAACCAGCTTAAAGAAATGTTTCAGGAAAAGGTGGTATGTGGCTAA
- a CDS encoding Crp/Fnr family transcriptional regulator — MQNVITDLSRFMEFNETESMAFKNILKLKKVKKNEHLLVEGDVCNFGVFIAEGCIRYYYSLDGVESTGNFFFENDWYSDFESFLYNKPSLLNIEALEDCVLYLAYKHDFEKLVSEYPVFNSFLRIMMERTIKGLTGRNMAMSLLSHEERYLRFVKYCPKVVERVSLKHIASYLGIQPESLSRIRTRITLNSKS, encoded by the coding sequence ATGCAAAATGTAATTACAGACCTGTCCCGCTTTATGGAATTTAATGAAACGGAAAGTATGGCCTTTAAGAACATACTTAAACTAAAGAAAGTCAAAAAAAACGAACATCTTTTAGTGGAAGGCGATGTTTGTAATTTTGGAGTTTTTATTGCTGAGGGCTGCATTCGGTATTATTACTCGCTTGATGGGGTTGAATCTACCGGAAACTTCTTTTTTGAAAATGACTGGTACTCTGATTTTGAGAGTTTTTTATACAACAAACCTTCATTGCTGAATATCGAAGCTTTGGAAGATTGCGTGCTGTATTTGGCCTACAAACATGATTTTGAAAAACTGGTTTCCGAATATCCGGTATTTAACTCTTTCCTGCGCATTATGATGGAAAGAACCATCAAAGGATTAACAGGCAGAAATATGGCAATGTCTTTATTGTCGCATGAAGAACGTTATTTGCGGTTTGTAAAATACTGCCCGAAAGTAGTTGAGAGAGTTTCGTTAAAACACATCGCCAGTTATCTGGGAATTCAGCCCGAAAGTTTAAGTCGGATCAGAACCAGAATTACTTTGAACAGTAAATCTTAA